One part of the Arabidopsis thaliana chromosome 1 sequence genome encodes these proteins:
- a CDS encoding Pentatricopeptide repeat (PPR) superfamily protein, translated as MFQLYEVVRREIWYRPDMFFYRDMLMMLARNKKVDETKKVWEDLKKEEVLFDQHTFGDLVRGFLDNELPLEAMRLYGEMRESPDRPLSLPFRVILKGLVPYPELREKVKDDFLELFPGMIVYDPPEDICEDSDEEARTDSDLE; from the coding sequence ATGTTTCAGCTCTATGAAGTAGTGAGGAGAGAAATATGGTACAGACCGGACATGTTTTTTTACAGAGACATGCTAATGATGCttgcaagaaacaagaaagttGATGAAACCAAGAAAGTATGGGAAgatttaaagaaagaagaggttttgtttgatcaacATACATTTGGAGACCTTGTTCGAGGGTTCTTGGATAATGAACTTCCTTTAGAAGCAATGAGATTGTATGGAGAGATGAGAGAGTCTCCTGACCGGCCTTTATCTCTGCCTTTTCGAGTTATTTTGAAAGGACTCGTTCCTTATCCTGAGTTGAGAGAGAAAGTTAAAGATGATTTCTTGGAGCTTTTCCCTGGAATGATTGTATACGATCCTCCTGAGGATATATGTGAAGATAGtgatgaagaagcaagaacAGATAGCGATCTTGAATAG
- a CDS encoding Pentatricopeptide repeat (PPR) superfamily protein (Pentatricopeptide repeat (PPR) superfamily protein; CONTAINS InterPro DOMAIN/s: Pentatricopeptide repeat (InterPro:IPR002885); BEST Arabidopsis thaliana protein match is: Pentatricopeptide repeat (PPR) superfamily protein (TAIR:AT3G46870.1); Has 376 Blast hits to 372 proteins in 25 species: Archae - 0; Bacteria - 0; Metazoa - 2; Fungi - 0; Plants - 374; Viruses - 0; Other Eukaryotes - 0 (source: NCBI BLink).) produces MSKEGLIAAKELKRLQTQSVRLDRFIGSHVSRLLKSDLVSVLAEFQRQNQVFLCMKLYEVVRREIWYRPDMFFYRDMLMMLARNKKVDETKKVWEDLKKEEVLFDQHTFGDLVRGFLDNELPLEAMRLYGEMRESPDRPLSLPFRVILKGLVPYPELREKVKDDFLELFPGMIVYDPPEDICEDSDEEARTDSDLE; encoded by the exons ATGAGCAAAGAAGGTTTAATCGCAGCCAAAGAGCTCAAGCGTCTCCAAACCCAATCAGTCCGACTTGATCGATTCATTGGTTCTCATGTCTCTCGTCTCCTTAAATCCGATCTCGTTTCCGTTCTTGCTGAATTTCAGAGACAAAACCAAGTGTTCCTCTGTATGAAG CTCTATGAAGTAGTGAGGAGAGAAATATGGTACAGACCGGACATGTTTTTTTACAGAGACATGCTAATGATGCttgcaagaaacaagaaagttGATGAAACCAAGAAAGTATGGGAAgatttaaagaaagaagaggttttgtttgatcaacATACATTTGGAGACCTTGTTCGAGGGTTCTTGGATAATGAACTTCCTTTAGAAGCAATGAGATTGTATGGAGAGATGAGAGAGTCTCCTGACCGGCCTTTATCTCTGCCTTTTCGAGTTATTTTGAAAGGACTCGTTCCTTATCCTGAGTTGAGAGAGAAAGTTAAAGATGATTTCTTGGAGCTTTTCCCTGGAATGATTGTATACGATCCTCCTGAGGATATATGTGAAGATAGtgatgaagaagcaagaacAGATAGCGATCTTGAATAG
- the STM gene encoding KNOX/ELK homeobox transcription factor (SHOOT MERISTEMLESS (STM); CONTAINS InterPro DOMAIN/s: KNOX2 (InterPro:IPR005541), ELK (InterPro:IPR005539), Homeobox (InterPro:IPR001356), Homeobox, conserved site (InterPro:IPR017970), KNOX1 (InterPro:IPR005540), Homeodomain-like (InterPro:IPR009057), Homeodomain-related (InterPro:IPR012287); BEST Arabidopsis thaliana protein match is: KNOTTED-like from Arabidopsis thaliana (TAIR:AT4G08150.1); Has 6066 Blast hits to 6064 proteins in 384 species: Archae - 0; Bacteria - 0; Metazoa - 1706; Fungi - 298; Plants - 3900; Viruses - 0; Other Eukaryotes - 162 (source: NCBI BLink).), whose amino-acid sequence MESGSNSTSCPMAFAGDNSDGPMCPMMMMMPPIMTSHQHHGHDHQHQQQEHDGYAYQSHHQQSSSLFLQSLAPPQGTKNKVASSSSPSSCAPAYSLMEIHHNEIVAGGINPCSSSSSSASVKAKIMAHPHYHRLLAAYVNCQKVGAPPEVVARLEEACSSAAAAAASMGPTGCLGEDPGLDQFMEAYCEMLVKYEQELSKPFKEAMVFLQRVECQFKSLSLSSPSSFSGYGETAIDRNNNGSSEEEVDMNNEFVDPQAEDRELKGQLLRKYSGYLGSLKQEFMKKRKKGKLPKEARQQLLDWWSRHYKWPYPSEQQKLALAESTGLDQKQINNWFINQRKRHWKPSEDMQFVVMDATHPHHYFMDNVLGNPFPMDHISSTML is encoded by the exons atggaGAGTGGTTCCAACAGCACTTCTTGTCCAATGGCTTTTGCCGGGGATAATAGTGATGGTCCGATGTGTcctatgatgatgatgatgccgCCCATCATGACATCACATCAACATCATGGTCatgatcatcaacatcaacaacaagaacatgaTGGTTATGCATATCAGTCACACCACCAACAAAGTAGTTCCCTTTTTCTTCAATCACTAGCTCCTCCCCAAGGAACTAAGAACAaagttgcttcttcttcttctccttcctcttgTGCTCCTGCCTATTCTCTAATGGAGATCCATCATAACGAAATCGTTGCAGGAGGAATCAACCCTtgctcctcttcctcttcttcagcCTCTGTCAAGGCCAAGATCATGGCTCATCCTCACTACCACCGCCTCTTGGCCGCTTATGTCAATTGTCAGAAG GTTGGAGCACCACCGGAGGTTGTGGCGAGGCTAGAGGAGGCATGCTCGTCTGCCGCAGCCGCTGCCGCATCTATGGGACCAACAGGATGTCTAGGTGAAGATCCAGGGCTTGATCAATTCATGGAAGCTTACTGTGAAATGCTCGTTAAGTATGAGCAAGAGCTCTCCAAACCTTTCAAGGAAGCTATGGTCTTCCTTCAACGTGTCGAGTGTCAATTCAAATCCCTCTCTCTATCCTCACCTTCCTCTTTCTCCG GTTATGGAGAGACAGCAATTGATAGGAACAATAATGGGTCATCCGAGGAAGAAGTCGATATGAACAATGAATTTGTAGATCCACAAGCTGAGGATAGAGAGCTTAAAGGACAGCTCTTGCGCAAGTACAGTGGTTACTTAGGGAGCCTCAAGCAAGAGTtcatgaagaagaggaagaaaggaAAGCTCCCTAAAGAAGCTCGTCAACAACTGCTTGATTGGTGGAGCCGTCACTACAAATGGCCTTACCCTTCG GAGCAACAAAAGCTCGCCCTTGCGGAATCAACGGGGCTGGACCAGAAACAGATAAACAATTGGTTCATAAACCAGAGGAAACGGCATTGGAAGCCGTCGGAGGACATGCAGTTTGTAGTAATGGACGCAACACATCCTCACCATTACTTCATGGATAATGTCTTGGGCAATCCTTTCCCAATGGATCACATCTCCTCCACCATGCTTTGA
- a CDS encoding Pentatricopeptide repeat (PPR) superfamily protein: MLRAKTPKSSIQQSFVLYILRQFGSRNKEISVDSTRTYQSGPASSPSLSIWRRKKEMSKEGLIAAKELKRLQTQSVRLDRFIGSHVSRLLKSDLVSVLAEFQRQNQVFLCMKLYEVVRREIWYRPDMFFYRDMLMMLARNKKVDETKKVWEDLKKEEVLFDQHTFGDLVRGFLDNELPLEAMRLYGEMRESPDRPLSLPFRVILKGLVPYPELREKVKDDFLELFPGMIVYDPPEDICEDSDEEARTDSDLE; the protein is encoded by the exons ATGTTGAGAGCTAAAACCCCTAAATCCTCAATTCAACAAAGCTTCGTTCTTTATATTCTCCGCCAATTTGGTTctagaaacaaagaaattagTGTTGATTCGACTCGTACGTACCAATCAGGGCCTGCTTCAAGCCCAAGCTTATCGATATGGAGACGGAAGAAAGAAATGAGCAAAGAAGGTTTAATCGCAGCCAAAGAGCTCAAGCGTCTCCAAACCCAATCAGTCCGACTTGATCGATTCATTGGTTCTCATGTCTCTCGTCTCCTTAAATCCGATCTCGTTTCCGTTCTTGCTGAATTTCAGAGACAAAACCAAGTGTTCCTCTGTATGAAG CTCTATGAAGTAGTGAGGAGAGAAATATGGTACAGACCGGACATGTTTTTTTACAGAGACATGCTAATGATGCttgcaagaaacaagaaagttGATGAAACCAAGAAAGTATGGGAAgatttaaagaaagaagaggttttgtttgatcaacATACATTTGGAGACCTTGTTCGAGGGTTCTTGGATAATGAACTTCCTTTAGAAGCAATGAGATTGTATGGAGAGATGAGAGAGTCTCCTGACCGGCCTTTATCTCTGCCTTTTCGAGTTATTTTGAAAGGACTCGTTCCTTATCCTGAGTTGAGAGAGAAAGTTAAAGATGATTTCTTGGAGCTTTTCCCTGGAATGATTGTATACGATCCTCCTGAGGATATATGTGAAGATAGtgatgaagaagcaagaacAGATAGCGATCTTGAATAG